CAAGAAGATTTTATGGCGAAGCTTGTCGGTGATATAAATTTAGCAAAACCAGACATTGTTCTGATAGTTGGAGACCTTGTCGATGTGAGTGCGCAGTCTATTGGCGATTTTCTTGATCCCTTAAGATATCTAAGAAGTACTTATGGTACATTTTACGTCCCTGGTAATCACGAATACTATCATGGAGTGGATGGCATTTTAGAAAAGATAAGCTCGCTTGGCATTAGGGTACTTGGCAACAAAAATGAAAAAATTGGTGGCATAAATTTGGCTGGAGTTTACGATCTGGCTGGCATTAGATTTAAGCATTTAGAGCCAAATTTAGATGAGGCATTGACAGGATGTGACCCGTCGCTACCTACTATCTTGCTCTCTCATCAGCCAAAATTTATAAAATCAATGCAGCAAGACGTTGATCTGGTGCTTTGCGGTCATACACACGCTGGTCAAATTTTTCCTTTTGGTCTTTTGGTCTTACTTGATCAGGGATTTTTACATGGCCTTTATAAGATTAATGATAAAATGCAAGCTTATGTTAGCAGTGGCGCTGGATTTTGGGGGCCTCCTGTTAGAATTTTTGCTCCAAGCGAGATTGCAATATTAAATTTAAGTAAGGAATAAAATGAATAAAGACAATCTGTTTTCTCAAATTTTTGGAAAGGTTGCAAAGATTAACTTTTTCAAACCACTTCAAGAAGCCATAAATTCTTTTTACATAAAGCTGTTTAAGATAGATATGATCGAGTTTAAATCAGCAAATGAATATAAAAATTTAAATGAGCTTTTTACTAGAAGGCTCATAAAACCAAGAGATTTTGATGCAGCAGATGAGATGTTTATAAGCCCAGTTGATGGTACTTGTCTTAGTTTTGGTAGCACAAAGGAGCTAAGGGCCTTTAGTATAAAAGGCATGGAGTATAGTGTAAGTGAGCTATTGGGGCAGAGTAAGCTTGAGGGCGAATATGACTTTGCAAATATCTATCTTAGCCCAAAAGATTATCATCATTATCATGCGCCTTGCGATATTGCCATTAAAAAAGCCATATATATTCCGGGTAAACTTTACAGCGTGGCTACAAAATGGCTTGTAAAAGTAGACAGCCTTTATACAAAGAACGAACGCGTAGCGCTATCTTGTGAGATAAAAAATGGTAAGAAACTTTGGCTTGTTTTTGTAGGTGCGCTCAATGTCGGAAAGATGAAATTTTGTTTTGATGAGCGTATACAGACAAATGCGATGGCAAATTTTACACAAATTTACGAGTATGGAAATTTACATATCAAAAAAGGTGAACGCCTTGGGAATTTCGAGCTTGGCTCAACTATTGTGATACTTAGCGAAAAAGATGTAATCGAATACAATCTCTTTGAAAATAAAGAGCTTAAATTTGCTGAGACCATTGGACTGATAAAATAAATACGCTAGGCATATAAGTAAAATTTTTATATCTTACTCGTGGCCGGTGCCCTATTTGCTTAGATTTTAGTGGTAAGTTTTATATAGTCTTTAAAAAAATATTATAGATTTAAAAGTTTGTAAAAGATAATGAGTGCATTATTTTATCTATCAAAATCTTCCTCTTTTGCTTTAATGTGTTCTTCATTGAGCCATCAACCTCTGCAACTAAGCTATTATCCTTACTTATAAATATCACAAAGCCGAGATGGCATTTGCATTATTACTTGTATAGAGAAGCTTATGTATAAATAAAGATATTAATGAGACATAAGATAACATAGTATATTTTTCAAAAGAATTTTTATCAACTATAATAAGGAAGTTTTAATTTACCTTATACAGCTAAAGGATTAAATATTTTTGACTACTTAGCCCAAAAAAGGGCTAAATTTAAACATTAAACCTAAAGTGCATAACATCGCCATCTTGTACGACGTAGTCTTTACCCTCAAGTCTCATCTTGCCAGCCTCTTTAGCTCCATTTTCGCCGCCATGCGCGATGTAGTCCTCGTAGCTTATCACTTCAGCTCTGATAAAGCCCCTCTCAAAGTCGTTGTGAATGACGCTTGCTGCTTTTGGTGCTTTCCAGCCCTTTGTGATCGTCCAAGCTCTTACTTCAACGACGCCAGCAGTAAAATAACTTATTAAATTTAGCTTTGCAAAAGACGTTCTTATGATCTTTTCAAGACCGCTCTCACTCGTGCCGATAGATGCTAGAAACTCGTGTGCCTCCTCGTCGCTTAGACCTATTAGCTCCTCTTCTACTTTGGCGCAAAGCTTGATTACCTCGTGATCTGAAGCCTTTGCGTACTCTTTTAGCGCTTTTACAAATTTATTATCTTCACTAAGCCCTTCTTCATCGACGTTCGCACCATAAACTACCTCTTTGGCGCTTAAAAGTCTTAGTTCTCTATTTAACGCTAAAAATGCCTCGCTATCTCTTTGCTCAAAGCTACTTGCACTTTTACCTTCATTTAGGTGAGCCAAAAGTAAATTTGCTATCTCAAGCGCTTCTTTTGCACCTTTTGCGTTTGCTTTCGCCTCTCTTGTGAGCTTTTCTATCTTTTTGTTTAGCTGCTCGATGTCGGCTAGTATCAGTTCGGTTTGGATGATCTCGATGTCTCTTACTGGATCGACGCTGCCCTCGACGTGAGTGATATTTTCATCATCAAAGCAGCGAACTATATGCAAAATAAGCTCGGTTTCTCTAATGTTTGATAAAAATTTATTGCCAAGACCTTCTCCTGAGCTTGCCCCTTTTACAAGACCTGCGATATCGACAAATTCGATGGTCGAGTATTGAATTTTATTAGGATTTACTATTTTAGCAAGCTCATTTAGGCGCTTATCAGGCACTGGCACGATGGCTTTGTTTGGCTCGATAGTGCAAAATGGATAGTTCGCACTCTCGGCGTTTTGCGCCTTTGTAAGTGCATTAAATGTCGTTGATTTGCCCACATTTGGTAGGCCTACGATTCCAACTGAAAGTCCCATCAATTCTCCTTGCTAAGTGCTTGTAAAAAGTATAAATTCATCCTAACTCCCGCTCCACTCGCACCTGCTTGGTTGTATCCCCAAGCCTTTTCGCGGTATGCTGGGCCTGCGATGTCGAGGTGTAGCCACTTATCTTTATACTCGTCTTTGATAAATTTAGATAAAAACATGCCAGCTGTGATCGCGCCACCATATCTGCTTGAGGCGCAGTTGCTAACGTCTGCGATCTGGCTTTTGATAAGCTCGCTAAGATAAGGGTTAAAATCAAGTGTAGTCGCTAGCTCGCCGCTATCTTTTATCTTATTTTTAAACTCGCTTTTTAGGCTCTCGCTGTTGCCCATGATGCCAGTTGTGTATTCGCCAAGTCCCACGACGCAAGCGCCAGTTAGGGTTGCCATATCGATTAAGATGTCTGGCTTAAAGTCCTGTGCGTAGCTTAGGCAGTCAGCCAGCACTAAACGTCCTTCTGCATCAGTGTTTCTAACCTCTATGCTAACGCCACTTCTTGAAATAAGCACGTCATCAGGCTTATAGGCGTTGCCGCCGATCATATTTTCAGTGGCGCCTAAAATGGCATGAATTTCAAATGGTAAATTTAGCTCCGCAGCACCTTTTATGATGCCAAGAGCTGCTGCTGCACCGCTTTTGTCTGATTTCATAGTGAGCATATAATCAGCCGGCTTTAAGCTAAGGCCGCCGCTATCGTATGTTAAACCTTTGCCAACAAAGATGATGCGTTTTTTAGACTTTTTAGGCTTGTATGTTAGATGGATGAGCCTTGGTTTGTGCACACTTGCGCGGTTTACTGCCAAAAATGCGTTCATATTCTCTTTAGCTAGAAATTTCTCGTCATAGACCTCGCACTTTATGTTTGCGATGTTTTTGGCTAAATTTTGCGCATCCTCGGCCATCTTTTGTGGTGTATAAATTTCTGGAATTTCATTTACGATATCTTTTGCGAAATTTGTAGCATTTGCTATTATCTCTGCCTCTT
Above is a genomic segment from Campylobacter concisus containing:
- a CDS encoding metallophosphoesterase, with the protein product MGLLRIIIGAFIFSLLINFYSYNRFIKKVSFFIPHLAKIRIILYVICIFEFIFVLQIRFSFLSIEIYLIAGTLIGFSLFLFAVSLFYDILRSIFSKSSFSPTRRKFIKFCFDITFVIFVIACFLKGIFNALTPPKIRQVDIKIKNLQSSLKIAMITDVHIGEFLQEDFMAKLVGDINLAKPDIVLIVGDLVDVSAQSIGDFLDPLRYLRSTYGTFYVPGNHEYYHGVDGILEKISSLGIRVLGNKNEKIGGINLAGVYDLAGIRFKHLEPNLDEALTGCDPSLPTILLSHQPKFIKSMQQDVDLVLCGHTHAGQIFPFGLLVLLDQGFLHGLYKINDKMQAYVSSGAGFWGPPVRIFAPSEIAILNLSKE
- a CDS encoding phosphatidylserine decarboxylase; protein product: MNKDNLFSQIFGKVAKINFFKPLQEAINSFYIKLFKIDMIEFKSANEYKNLNELFTRRLIKPRDFDAADEMFISPVDGTCLSFGSTKELRAFSIKGMEYSVSELLGQSKLEGEYDFANIYLSPKDYHHYHAPCDIAIKKAIYIPGKLYSVATKWLVKVDSLYTKNERVALSCEIKNGKKLWLVFVGALNVGKMKFCFDERIQTNAMANFTQIYEYGNLHIKKGERLGNFELGSTIVILSEKDVIEYNLFENKELKFAETIGLIK
- the ychF gene encoding redox-regulated ATPase YchF, which produces MGLSVGIVGLPNVGKSTTFNALTKAQNAESANYPFCTIEPNKAIVPVPDKRLNELAKIVNPNKIQYSTIEFVDIAGLVKGASSGEGLGNKFLSNIRETELILHIVRCFDDENITHVEGSVDPVRDIEIIQTELILADIEQLNKKIEKLTREAKANAKGAKEALEIANLLLAHLNEGKSASSFEQRDSEAFLALNRELRLLSAKEVVYGANVDEEGLSEDNKFVKALKEYAKASDHEVIKLCAKVEEELIGLSDEEAHEFLASIGTSESGLEKIIRTSFAKLNLISYFTAGVVEVRAWTITKGWKAPKAASVIHNDFERGFIRAEVISYEDYIAHGGENGAKEAGKMRLEGKDYVVQDGDVMHFRFNV
- a CDS encoding leucyl aminopeptidase — protein: MQFQIVDKKLKDIKADIELIFVVDKELKHKFIGDKEAIKFNNYKGDSVLILSEAKRAYVPLSKLDLDELRVAAAKAYNALKSLNIKSIKLASYVAEYQKLSFEALAEGFLLGSYEFNKYKEKKEKYTLKEIIFSTEEFASKNVDLKAANEGFKEAEIIANATNFAKDIVNEIPEIYTPQKMAEDAQNLAKNIANIKCEVYDEKFLAKENMNAFLAVNRASVHKPRLIHLTYKPKKSKKRIIFVGKGLTYDSGGLSLKPADYMLTMKSDKSGAAAALGIIKGAAELNLPFEIHAILGATENMIGGNAYKPDDVLISRSGVSIEVRNTDAEGRLVLADCLSYAQDFKPDILIDMATLTGACVVGLGEYTTGIMGNSESLKSEFKNKIKDSGELATTLDFNPYLSELIKSQIADVSNCASSRYGGAITAGMFLSKFIKDEYKDKWLHLDIAGPAYREKAWGYNQAGASGAGVRMNLYFLQALSKEN